The genome window CCATCGCTAAGGTGGACATCAACTTCGATGGCATCTACCTGCATGGCTAATGCTTGTTTTATTGCTAATAGCGTGTTCTCTGGCTCATGGCCACTTGCACCTCGATGCGCAAAAACAAGCATACTTATTCTTACTCCGAAGTTGTTACATTTGCATAGGTATCACCTAAACGAGTTACCGTTTCAGGACCTGCATCTTCGGTAAACTCTATAGTGTTTGCTGGGAAACAACACACGGTAGTTGAGCCCAGTTTGAAACGCCCCATTTCTTCACCTTTAGCGAGGTGAATAACACCTTCGCCTTCACTTGGATAAGTCCAGGTTGTGACTTGCTTTTCTTTGCTTGGTGCAATCGTTCCTGCCCAAACGGTTTCTATACTGGCGACAATTGTTGCGCCAACTAATACCATCGCCATAGGGCCAATAGCCGTATCGAAAATAGCGACTACTCGCTCGTTTCTGGCAAATAAATTAGGAACATTTTGCGCGGTTAAAGGGTTAACTGAAAATAAATCACCAGGTACAAAAATCATTTCACGTAAGGTACCGGCAATTGGCATATGAATACGATGATAATCTTTAGGAGCTAAATAAATGGTAGAAAACTTACCCCCCCGAAATGGTGCCGCGGTTTCAGCTTTACCACCTAGTAGGGTTTCTAAGGAATAGTTGAAACCTTTAGCTTGAATTAATTGATCATTAATAATGTCGCCCTGTTGGCTAATTGCGCCATCAACCGGGTAACAAATTTCATTTTCATCAGGGTTAATTGGGCGCGCGCCGTCAACTAATTCACGAGTAAAAAAGTCGTTAAAGGTAGCAAACTCTTTAGGGTCTTGTATTTTTGCCTGACTCATATCTATGCCATAGGCTTTTATAAAACGCTTTATTGCAAATGTTGTTAATGGCCCGCCTTTACCAGCAGCTAACTTACCAACTAAGCGTGATAAACCATGTTTTGGCATTGCATATTGCAAAGCAATTTTTAAATTATCAACTGACACTAGAGTTTCCTTTTTCATTTTAGAAAACGCCAAGCAGGAAATAATGTCTACTTGGCGTAATTTATTATAGGTTATTTATATACAGATTAATTAAATCTTGAGGTTAATTTATTATCACCAAGGCTCGCTAAAATTCGTTGATAACTAGCAAAGCGTAACGGATTAATTTTACCATCGCTTACCGCTTGTTGTAGCGCGCAGCCCGGGTCATTTTGATGTTTACAATCTCGAAATTTGCAATAACCAAAGTAATCTTGAAACTCAATAAAACCTTGATCTACTTCCTCTGGCGATAAATGCCAAAGACCAAATTCACGAATACCAGGCGAGTCAATCAATCGACCACCAGTAGGAAAGTGGTACAAACGAGCCACGGTAGTCGTATGTTGCCCCAGGCCTGAGTTTTCAGAAACCTCTTTGGTGCCAATACCTAATTCTGGCATTAAAGAGTTGACTAAGGTAGATTTACCAACACCTGATTGACCAACAAAAATACTGGTTTTATCATTTAATCGTGCGGTAATGTTTTCAATGCCTTCTTGTAATTTACTGCTGGCAAAAATTACTTCGTAGCCTATTTCTTGGTAAAGCGCGATGTGTATATCGATTAGTTCTTGATGCTCTGCACTGAGCAAATCAATTTTATTTAAAACGATAACTGGTTTAATACCAGTTAATTCAATTGCAACTAGATAACGGTCGATAATATCGGGATTAAACGCTGGCACCACAGACGAAACAATAAATATTTGATCAATGTTGGCAGCAATTGGTTTTAACCCATCATATACATCTGGTCTGGCTAATTCTGTAGTGCGCTCATGCACAGCTTCAATAACGCCGCTAATGCTGTGCTCTGTTTCTTTGCCCTGACGCCAGACTACTGAATCACCACAAACGATACTTTTAACTGTACGGCGAATATTACAGCGAAATATATCACCATTACTCGCTTCAACATCAGCATGCTGGCCAAAGCGGCTGACAATGATGCCATTTTTCTGTTCGCTTAATTCGCTATCTTGCCAAGCAAGATCTTTATCTTTACTAAGTTTATCAGCAAGATTTTTTTTAATGCGCCGGTGTTGACCTTTGGTCAATTTTTTTGCTTTAGCCACGGGTATATTTCATTTGTTACCTGTTGAGCATATAAATGCTTTAAATTATGCCGTATTATACAAAAAGAAAAGTGATAATGAAAATATAAGGCGTTTAAATGGCTGTAAATGCAAATAATTTAATCTGGCTAGATCTAGAAATGACAGGCCTGGAACCTGAGCAAGATGTAATATTAGAGATAGCTTCAATCGTTACTGATGGCGACCTTAATATATTGGCACAAGGACCGGTATTTGCCATTCATCAAAGTGATGACGTGCTAGCCAATATGAATGAATGGTGTGTAAAACAGCATGGTGCTAGTGGCTTAACTCAGCGTTGTCGTGAATCAAAAGTTACCTTACAACAAGCTGAGCAAGCGACGATTGAATTTATTGAGCAATACGTAGCAAAAGGTATTTCTCCTATGTGCGGTAATTCAATTGGTCAAGACAGACGCTTTATTAATGCCTACATGAAGGATTTTGAAACCTGGTTTCACTATCGCAATATTGATGTAAGTACGATCAAAGAATTGGTCAGACGCTGGCAGCCTGCAGTGTTAGATAAGGTTACTAAACAAGGAACTCATCTAGCATTGGATGACATCATAGAATCTATTGCAGAATTAAAAGTTTATAGACAACATGTATTTAAAATATAACAATAACTAGTAAATATTTTGTTAATAAGTTCAAGGTGTTGAAGATTTGTACTAGTATTAACTGATACCGTCACTGAAATGTAGAATAACAATAAAAGGATTTGTGACTATGCAAGGCTCTCAAGCTTTGGTGAAAACACCAAGCTATATTATCACTAAGGCCGTACTGTATGTTGCCTTATTGCTTTCCACCATGGGCTTATTGGTGGCAACTTCATTATGGCTTTATAATCAGCAGGCTGAAAAAGCAGAGTTCCTGCATAAGCAGCAAATTCCCTTTATTAAAAATAATGCTCAATTGATGAAAAGTGTCGCTGAATTAGAAAATCAGCTGGTCGCTCAGCAACTGGCTATTCGTCACCAACAACTTGACCAACCTCTAGATGATGTCAAACAAGCTTGGCTAGAAATTGTCGACTTAAGTAAGCAACATGTGTTGATGGTTAATGATAATTTACGAGATAATACTGCCGACGAAATTGCCAAAACAGCGCAATCTTTTGCTGATGGTTATAAAAAATTTGTTATTTTAGTTGATGACTTAATTCTTATTCGTCAATCTCGCAATGGTCAATACAGTGCCAACACTAAAACCTTAACTGAAATTATTGAGCATGTTGATTCTATTCGCCGTGATAAACAGCGGCAACTTAATAAAAACTCTTTAGATTTTGTAAATAGTCAAAATAGAGTCGGAACTAACACTTTTAATTCCGTTATAGCATTGATGAATGAAGGACAATTCTATCAATATATTTATCAAGAATTATTGAAATTACAAAACCAATTAACAGCATTATCTTCAACTGTATCGTCGTATCAATTTAATCAAATATCTACACAAATTGCGACGTTAACCAAGAACATTAATAAAGAATTACAAACCAGTAAAGCCAGTGATAAAAAGTTAGAGCAATTGACTGATGATATTCGAGAGATTACCAATCAATTGATGGGCTCAGGACAATTGTTTGCTAAGTGGCGCGATGAAAATATTACGACGAATAAAGTGATAAGTCAGTTAAAAGATTATCAAGATTTTTTGAAGCAAACAGCTATGTTAATTGAGCGGCCTAACTTTTATGACCTGCCTGAATTTGAATTAAACCTGCCAATTATCGGGATTAAGGTAAAAGAATCAACCATGCTACCAATTGGCTTTATATTTATTCTGGTATTGGTATTTTCGAGTGTTTTTTTAGCATGGCGTATTTTAAATCTGGTAAATCGTACATTCCATGCCGGCGCCGACCACATGCAACTTGAGCATGAGAAAGAATTACAGGCCGAACAAGCATTAATTAATGTTAAAAAGAAAGAAAAAAACCAGCTTAAATCAATCATGGAAACTAATACTCATTCAGAGCTTAAGCAAACTGAAAAACAAGCAATTGCTGAGTTAGATGAAGAGATTGAAGAAGCACAACCGAGCTTCTATCAAATTAACAACCTGGTGATGAACCTTGAAAAGTTTAACCAATACCATGGTTCAGCTGAAATGGCAGTATTTATGCTTGATGATTACATGGATCGTAATAAACAAAACTTTGAAAAACTAAAAGATGCCCTCGCTCATGAAAACTTATCCCGAGTTAGCGAAATTAATGATTCTATTTTAAAAACCGCAGTTATTTTGTCGGCGCCACGCTTAATTAAATCGTGTGAACAGCTTAGCGATATTTGTGCAAAA of Thalassotalea fonticola contains these proteins:
- the asd gene encoding archaetidylserine decarboxylase (Phosphatidylserine decarboxylase is synthesized as a single chain precursor. Generation of the pyruvoyl active site from a Ser is coupled to cleavage of a Gly-Ser bond between the larger (beta) and smaller (alpha chains). It is an integral membrane protein.), which gives rise to MSVDNLKIALQYAMPKHGLSRLVGKLAAGKGGPLTTFAIKRFIKAYGIDMSQAKIQDPKEFATFNDFFTRELVDGARPINPDENEICYPVDGAISQQGDIINDQLIQAKGFNYSLETLLGGKAETAAPFRGGKFSTIYLAPKDYHRIHMPIAGTLREMIFVPGDLFSVNPLTAQNVPNLFARNERVVAIFDTAIGPMAMVLVGATIVASIETVWAGTIAPSKEKQVTTWTYPSEGEGVIHLAKGEEMGRFKLGSTTVCCFPANTIEFTEDAGPETVTRLGDTYANVTTSE
- the rsgA gene encoding small ribosomal subunit biogenesis GTPase RsgA, whose translation is MAKAKKLTKGQHRRIKKNLADKLSKDKDLAWQDSELSEQKNGIIVSRFGQHADVEASNGDIFRCNIRRTVKSIVCGDSVVWRQGKETEHSISGVIEAVHERTTELARPDVYDGLKPIAANIDQIFIVSSVVPAFNPDIIDRYLVAIELTGIKPVIVLNKIDLLSAEHQELIDIHIALYQEIGYEVIFASSKLQEGIENITARLNDKTSIFVGQSGVGKSTLVNSLMPELGIGTKEVSENSGLGQHTTTVARLYHFPTGGRLIDSPGIREFGLWHLSPEEVDQGFIEFQDYFGYCKFRDCKHQNDPGCALQQAVSDGKINPLRFASYQRILASLGDNKLTSRFN
- the orn gene encoding oligoribonuclease, which produces MAVNANNLIWLDLEMTGLEPEQDVILEIASIVTDGDLNILAQGPVFAIHQSDDVLANMNEWCVKQHGASGLTQRCRESKVTLQQAEQATIEFIEQYVAKGISPMCGNSIGQDRRFINAYMKDFETWFHYRNIDVSTIKELVRRWQPAVLDKVTKQGTHLALDDIIESIAELKVYRQHVFKI